DNA from Methanomassiliicoccus luminyensis B10:
CCGATCTCGGCGTGGATGTGCTGCACGTGGACAATGCCAATCCCGCGGTCATCGCTGCGTATCCGGACGAGGGCAGGGAGGTGCTGCGCTCCCTGGTCCGGCACTGCACCCCCGGGAACGTGCTCGCGCTGGGGATGGAGAGCGCGGACCCCATGGTGGTGGAAGCGAACAACCTCAACTCCACGGCGGAGCAGGTGATGGATGCCATACGGATCATCAACGAGGAGGGTGGGGAGGTCGGGGAGAACGGCCTGCCCCGGCTGCTGCCCGGGCTCAACCTCATCATCGGACTGGACGGCGAGACCCCGCAGACCCTGGAGATCGACCACGCCTTCCTGAAGGAGGTGCTGGACCGGGGGTACCTGCTGCGCCGCCTGAACATCCGGCAGGTCATCCCGATCCGCCGGGAGTTCTCCTCGCCCATCTCCCACGCTCAGTTCGTCAAGTTCAAGGAGAGGGTTAGGGAGGAGATCGACCGCCCCATGCTATCGCGCCTTGTGCCCGAGGGCCGGGCGCTGCGGGGAGTGTACACCGAGCTGCGGGACGGCGGCACAACCTTCGGGCGGCAGATCGGCTCCTACCCTCTGCTCATCGGCATTCCCTACCCAGTCGAACTCGGAAAGTTCGTCGACGTTGCCGTCGTCGGGTGGGGCTATCGCAGCATCACCGCCATCGAGCATCCCCTGAGGATCAATTCCTGCCCGCTGAAGGCGCTGGAGGCTTTGCCCGGAGTGGGAAGGAAGAGGGCGGTGCGGCTGTTCCGCAAGAGGCCCCTGCGAAGCATGGACGACCTGGCCAAGGCGCTGGACGACCCCAAGGTGGCGGCGGGCCTGAAGGACCTTGTCTCGTTCGACTGACCCGGGCGATGCCGGCGGTGGAACTTTTTTATCCGCGCAAGCCCTGACTCAAGCGATGGACTCCCTGCACTTCGCCAAGTACCCTTTTCTGAAGGATGCGGCAGAGTACCTCAAGGATCAGGGAGTGACGCTGGAGGAGCTGCTCGCCCACGACGTCTACCGCCCCGCCCGCACCAGGGGCAAGCTCAGGGTCATCGACGCTCTGGAGGACGGGGTCATTCACCTGCGTCCCATGGGCAGCCCGGTGGAGCGCCTGGAGGAGGTGCTCTCGTATCCCATGGCCCGCATGTTCGTCTCCTGCGTGGGGGACCGCTTCCTCGTCAGGAGGTACGCCCTGGCGGAGGGGGTGGCGATGTGCGAGAGGCTGGAGAAGGAGGAGCTGGAGATCGTGGAGGATGTGGCCTACCAGCTCGGGGTGAGGTCCTCGACCGACGGCGACGACCTCCGCATGCACTTCTCCGATTATCTGCGGTTCACCTCCCGCATGCGCAGCAAGGAGTGGAAGCTGGTCAACACCGAGGTCAAGAACGGCCGCGTGACCCTGACCCAGACGAAGTTCGCCAGGGTGCTCCAGCAGGCCCTCCAGGACCGCATCGAGGCCGAGCTCCCGCTCCCGGTGAACGACACCATCGTGAAGGCGCTGGGCGAGGACCTGCGGGAGCTCAAGGACCGCACCGCCGTCAAGCGCGACCAGTTCAAGGCCAACGACTTCGGGAAGGTGAGCGTAGAGAACTTCCCGCCGTGCATGAAGCACCTCATCGGGATGTCCCAGGCGGGGGAGAACATGCCCCATTCCGGACGCTTTTCCCTGGTGGCCTTCCTGCACAGCATCGGGCTGTCGTCCGATGACATCCTGGCCCTGTTCGCCACCTCGCCGGACTTCGACGTCTCCAAGACCAAGTACCAGGTGGACCACATCACCGGGGAGACCTCCGGGACGGAGTACACGCCCCCGGAATGTTCGACCATGAAGAGCTACGGCATCTGCTTCAACCCGGACAATCTGTGCAACTCCAGGTATCCCATCAAGCATCCGCTCAACTATTATAGGATAAAGAACAACCCGCGGAAGCCCGCCCCCAAAAAGGGGCCTAAGGCGGCACCATCTTCCAGATCTTCAGAGCCCGCTGCACCGCAGTGATATTGCCGACCACCGCGAACCACAGCATCACCAGCTCGAAGGCGGAGAGGCTTATCGGCCCGATGGCCAGCCACCCGTCGGAGGTGAAGGCGAAGAACAGCATCTGCAGCAGGGGCGCCGCGATCAGCAGGACCACGCGGTCCGCTCTCCCCAGCAGGCCGGAGTAGAGCCTCCCCGCGCCGATGGCCTGGGCCTGAGTGCCCATGTAGCTGGTGAGCAGCACGCCGATGATGGCCACTATGCCGATGTAGGGGCTGCACCACGCGCTCACCGCCACCGCGCCGATCATGATTATGTCGGCGTAGCGGTCCAGGACGTGGTCCAGCAGGTCGCCGCGGCGGGACGCCTTCCCGGTGAGGCGGGCGACCTTCCCGTCCAGGGCGTCGAAGAAGCCGCTCGCCAGCACCGCGATCGAGGCCAGGGGCAGCA
Protein-coding regions in this window:
- a CDS encoding CDP-alcohol phosphatidyltransferase family protein, which translates into the protein MVLDSKRQSVEFIIEPVAKALSRFHPNTVSWLAFVLSIVAGVLIFISPEWWQVLLPLASIAVLASGFFDALDGKVARLTGKASRRGDLLDHVLDRYADIIMIGAVAVSAWCSPYIGIVAIIGVLLTSYMGTQAQAIGAGRLYSGLLGRADRVVLLIAAPLLQMLFFAFTSDGWLAIGPISLSAFELVMLWFAVVGNITAVQRALKIWKMVPP
- a CDS encoding radical SAM protein encodes the protein MMKVLVVDGYIDEPACLGVPPYISPQVRAIAGAAVDAGAEAIYSTVDRFRKGEAFPRADLSVLMAGAAVPGKYLRAMPASGKEVERMAAQLPGMRVLAGPAVLEPRFRDGGMFHHLASRDPAAMVYDLLTGKEPSGRWRSVEEWNRWLLAGADIVRDHPDFPQPLIAEIETYRGCVRHSSGGCSFCVEPLKGAPSFRDEEDIIDECRKLHELGVRNFRLGAQTCIISYKADLSTGDPPRPNPAAVERLFSGIADLGVDVLHVDNANPAVIAAYPDEGREVLRSLVRHCTPGNVLALGMESADPMVVEANNLNSTAEQVMDAIRIINEEGGEVGENGLPRLLPGLNLIIGLDGETPQTLEIDHAFLKEVLDRGYLLRRLNIRQVIPIRREFSSPISHAQFVKFKERVREEIDRPMLSRLVPEGRALRGVYTELRDGGTTFGRQIGSYPLLIGIPYPVELGKFVDVAVVGWGYRSITAIEHPLRINSCPLKALEALPGVGRKRAVRLFRKRPLRSMDDLAKALDDPKVAAGLKDLVSFD
- a CDS encoding DNA primase large subunit PriL, with product MDSLHFAKYPFLKDAAEYLKDQGVTLEELLAHDVYRPARTRGKLRVIDALEDGVIHLRPMGSPVERLEEVLSYPMARMFVSCVGDRFLVRRYALAEGVAMCERLEKEELEIVEDVAYQLGVRSSTDGDDLRMHFSDYLRFTSRMRSKEWKLVNTEVKNGRVTLTQTKFARVLQQALQDRIEAELPLPVNDTIVKALGEDLRELKDRTAVKRDQFKANDFGKVSVENFPPCMKHLIGMSQAGENMPHSGRFSLVAFLHSIGLSSDDILALFATSPDFDVSKTKYQVDHITGETSGTEYTPPECSTMKSYGICFNPDNLCNSRYPIKHPLNYYRIKNNPRKPAPKKGPKAAPSSRSSEPAAPQ